From Cinclus cinclus chromosome 2, bCinCin1.1, whole genome shotgun sequence, one genomic window encodes:
- the FRMPD4 gene encoding LOW QUALITY PROTEIN: FERM and PDZ domain-containing protein 4 (The sequence of the model RefSeq protein was modified relative to this genomic sequence to represent the inferred CDS: inserted 2 bases in 1 codon), with protein MTANRDGRDYFIRFLAPSFEAGXLSAVRERILDQVDNRSDCHMTQSATFEDPRIESCQITPPAPRKVEMRRDPVLGFGFVAGSEKPVVVRSVTPGGPSEGKLIPGDQIIMINDEPVSTAPRERVIDLVRSCKESILLTVVQPYPSPKSAFISAAKKARLKSNPVKVRFSEEVIINGQVSETVKDNSLLFMPNVLKVYLENGQTKSFRFDCSTSIKDVILTLQEKLSIKCIEHFSLMLEQRVEGSGMRLLLLHEQETLTQVTQRPSSHKMRCLFRISFVPKDPIDLLRRDPVAFEYLYVQSCNDVVQERFGPELKYDIALRLAALQMYIATVTTKQTQKISLKYIEKEWGLETFLPSAVLQSMKEKNIKKALSHLVKANQNLVPPGKKLSALQAKVHYLKFLSDLRLYGGRVFKATLVQGEKRSEVTLLVGPRYGISHVINTKTNLVALLADFSHVNRIEMFTEDESSVRVELHVLDVKPITLLMESSDAMNLACLTAGYYRLLVDSRRSIFNMANKKNAGSRETGAENRGKHNILASEWNCIPKTTTFLAEGDQEAQMSFADPKQKTGDVSESLLCQKEHRHLYIENSYNSGGFDQHLPKQSDPAETEESRNFNQPSLLSLSGLEPSKKAQDTTRGAKVSFIFGDPNLDSISPQTLGYERLLDESPEVLEKQRAIYLSNANDIKGLELSPDAESIQFATNSVYTTISDGKIFGAAEGIEEPLLHDICYAENTDDAEDEDEVSCEEDIMVGEINRPALLSLSGSSDDIIDLTSLPPPEGDDNEDDFLLHTLNMAIAAPPPGFRDSSDEEDSQNQATQPRDNKEQDHNLGNDDIPVSLIDAVPTNTEGQCEKGLDDAVVSTLQALEALAASEEQQTNDNSGVAILRAYSPESSSDSGNETNSSEMTESSELATAQKQLENTARMFLTTSEGYQPLVEEQTEFPIAKNQAGGPGMKPSQPLAGGQAAELQSKVVPSKQILHSDNMEMEPETMETKSVTDYFSKLHMGSLVYSCTSKRKNKMTDSEVKASSDGNATVKKQQGNKKSESDEDLKAKFGTLSARDSQRLSTFNVERTAFRQRWYAADDGAADKPSPETVNGKNFPRVPVLGKTETDCKDEVDPEVDQDDTSGLSQGENFLSDMTPVSSAKDLNDAEDTDLSADDHPSKLPEAEQSVARLCEYHLAKRMSSLQSEGHFSLQSSQCSSVDAGCSTGSSTCATPVESPLCTSDGKHIISDPSVKGIAYVPADERAAILPNHGTTYKDLHQQPEAVCHRMTVPVVHSAINAEPLFGTLREGCHRIPKIKETTAFTEPEKGRQGGMPTAFPGQPLADSIMLSSMLSESKVPSQNEDSCDIPKVNQACGATVSLWPYDMIGGSLRMPQNKKMLRRSSSSSSIGGSAGTEMLFEKKAATASLKCLDTTQKDESRSEKRVESSLGKKLSKSYSQSCVYVSTDRKDSKRCAGTGTSQKDSKQCRTLPLRRLASSTWRCRGPFSYCFLSRGNDDNEEEDDRDSHQLSHLFEPQTPCELAEPVAQSSSGNEQKVLESPKAAEPPHDAVNEHEKSSADIQGGQIDVNLNDLAFDARITRINVMKEKTYAMPDGFIAAQKDANELLSLVRASMGKREDLHPETYDLKLSKYKQLLSLESRQLGSACRKMAMADKSPEEMLLAMTSSFQVLCCLTEACMRLVKVMNSETQQQEIIAKIDEVVINYICLLRAAEAVSGKTSGDPSIKLLARHSNTMAAIVSTLTRSLKMLLNK; from the exons aaGCTGCAAAGAATCGATCCTCCTTACTGTTGTTCAACCTTATCCG TCTCCTAAATCAGCTTTTATTAGTGCTGCAAAAAAGGCAAGATTGAAGTCCAATCCTGTCAAAGTACGCTTCTCTGAAGAAGTCATTATCAATGGCCAGGTGTCG GAAACAGTTAAGGACAACTCACTTCTTTTCATGCCAAATGTTCTAAAGGTGTATCTTGAAAATGGACAAACCAAATCTTTCCGTTTTGACTGCAGCACTTCAATAAAG GATGTCATCTTAACACTTCAAGAAAAACTTTCCATCAAGTGTATTGAGCACTTCTCCCTAATGCTGGAGCAGAGAGTTGAAGGATCTGGAATGAGACTCCTTTTGCTACATGAACAAGAGACTCTAACTCAG GTGACCCAAAGGCCAAGCTCGCATAAGATGAGATGTCTTTTCAGGATTAGCTTTGTCCCAAAGGATCCAATTGATCTTTTAAGAAGAGATCCAGTTGCTTTTGAATATCTCTATGTTCAG AGCTGTAATGATGTGGTCCAGGAAAGGTTTGGACCAGAACTGAAATATGACATTGCCCTGCGGCTGGCTGCATTACAAATGTATATTGCAACTGTGACCACCAAGCAAACTCAGAAAATCTCCCTCAAATACATAGA AAAAGAATGGGGATTAGAGACCTTTCTTCCATCTGCTGTGCTGCAaagcatgaaagaaaagaacataAAGAAAGCACTTTCCCACCTTGTCAAAGCAAATCAAAACCTGGTTCCTCCAGGCAAAAAG cTTTCTGCTCTGCAAGCCAAGGTGCATTATCTAAAGTTCCTCAGTGATCTCCGATTATATGGAGGCCGAGTCTTCAAGGCAACACTAGTG CAGGGAGAAAAGCGTTCAGAAGTGACTCTGTTAGTAGGGCCACGGTACGGGATCAGCCATGTGataaacaccaaaacaaaccttGTGGCTCTCCTGGCAGACTTCAGCCATGTGAACAGAATCGAGATGTTTACAGAAGATGAAAGCAGTGTTAGAGTTGAACTGCATGTCTTAGATGTAAAA CCTATTACTCTTCTGATGGAGTCATCAGATGCAATGAATCTTGCTTGCCTAACAGCTGGATACTACAGACTGCTGGTTGACTCAAGGCGTTCAATATTTAACATGGCCAACAAGAAAaatgcagggagcagagaaacAG GAGCTGAGAATAGAGGGAAGCATAATATCCTTGCTTCTGAGTGGAATTGTATACCAAAAACTACCACTTTCCTGGCCGAAGGAGATCAGGAGGCTCAAATGTCCTTTGCTGATCCAAAGCAGAAGACTGGAGATGTTTCTGAAAGTCTGTTATGTCAAAAAGAACACAGACATCTGTACATAGAAAATAGTTATAATTCAGGTGGATTTGATCAGCATCTGCCCAAACAAAGTGACCctgctgaaacagaagaaagcagaaattttaaCCAGCCTTCACTGCTGTCACTCTCAGGTTTGGAACCTAGCAAGAAAGCACAGGATACCACCAGGGGAGCAAAAGTTTCCTTTATATTTGGAGATCCCAACTTGGATAGTATCAGTCCCCAGACTCTTGGCTATGAAAGACTTTTGGATGAAAGTCCAGAAGTTCTAGAAAAACAAAGAGCCATTTATCTTAGCAATGCCAATGATATTAAAGGCCTGGAATTGTCACCAGATGCTGAAAGCATTCAGTTTGCTACAAATTCTGTTTACACAACTATAAGCGATGGTAAAATATTTGGAGCTGCGGAAGGGATAGAAGAGCCTTTGCTGCATGATATCTGTTATGCAGAAAACACTGATGATgcagaagatgaagatgaagtaAGCTGTGAAGAAGATATTATGGTAGGAGAAATCAATAGGCCTGCTCTTCTCAGCCTTTCTGGTTCTAGTGATGACATTATTGATTTGACTTCACTTCCACCTCCGGAAGGTGATGACAATGAAGATGATTTCCTCTTGCATACCTTAAATATGGCCATTGCTGCTCCTCCACCTGGCTTCAGGGACAGTTCTGATGAGGAAGACTCTCAGAATCAAGCGACACAGCCTAGAGACAACAAGGAGCAAGACCATAATCTAGGCAATGATGACATTCCAGTGTCACTTATCGATGCTGTCCCTACTAATACCGAGGGGCAGTGTGAGAAGGGGCTAGATGATGCTGTAGTCTCTACACTTCAAGCACTAGAAGCTTTGGCTGCTTCAGAGGAACAGCAGACGAATGACAACTCAG GTGTAGCTATCCTGCGAGCATATAGCCCTGAGTCATCTTCAGATTCTGGCAATGAAACAAATTCCTCTGAAATGACTGAAAGCTCTGAACTAGCCACAGCACAGAAACAGTTGGAAAACACTGCACGTATGTTTCTGACCACAAGTGAAGGCTACCAACCGCTTGTGGAAGAGCAGACTGAATTTCCCATCGCTAAGAATCAGGCTGGAGGGCCAGGCATGAAGCCCTCACAGCCTTTGGCTGGTGGTCAGGCTGCAGAGCTACAGTCAAAAGTTGTGCCTTCAAAGCAGATTCTTCATTCCGATAACATGGAAATGGAGCCAGAGACCATGGAAACAAAATCTGTCACTGATTATTTTAGCAAATTGCACATGGGATCCTTGGTATATTCTTGCACTagtaagaggaaaaataagatgACAGATAGCGAAGTAAAAGCATCCTCTGATGGAAATGCTACTGTGAAAAAgcaacagggaaataaaaaatcagaGTCTGATGAAGATCTAAAAGCTAAATTTGGAACTCTTTCAGCAAGAGACAGCCAGCGCCTAAGCACTTTTAATGTGGAGAGAACTGCCTTTCGCCAAAGATGGTATGCTGCCGATGATGGGGCAGCAGATAAGCCAAGCCCAGAAACAGTTAATGGGAAGAATTTTCCAAGAGTTCCTGTCCTTGGTAAAACAGAAACTGACTGTAAGGATGAAGTGGATCCTGAGGTGGATCAGGATGATACCTCAGGGCTTAGCCAAGGTGAAAACTTCCTGTCAGATATGACTCCCGTGTCTTCAGCCAAAGACCTAAATGATGCAGAAGATACTGATTTATCTGCAGATGACCATCCTTCAAAGCTTCCAGAAGCTGAGCAGAGTGTGGCTAGACTTTGTGAGTATCACCTGGCTAAGCGCATGTCATCTCTTCAAAGTGAAGGCCATTTCTCACTGCAGAGCTCTCAGTGCTCTTCAGTGGATGCAGGATGCAGCACGGGCAGTAGCACGTGTGCTACCCCTGTTGAATCCCCTCTTTGTACCTCTGATGGTAAGCACATCATCTCTGATCCATCAGTGAAGGGCATTGCCTATGTTCCAGCAGATGAAAGAGCTGCCATTCTTCCAAACCATGGAACGACGTACAAGGACCTGCACCAGCAGCCTGAAGCCGTGTGTCACAGAATGACAGTGCCTGTTGTGCATTCAGCAATTAATGCTGAACCACTTTTTGGCACTTTGCGAGAAGGATGTCATCGGATCCCCAAGATAAAGGAAACTACAG CTTTCACAGAGCCTGAAAAGGGAAGACAAGGAGGCATGCCTACAGCTTTTCCTGGACAGCCTCTAGCTGACTCCATCATGCTATCATCCATGCTATCAGAATCAAAGGTGCCAAGTCAAAATGAAGACTCTTGTGACATTCCCAAAGTAAATCAGGCTTGTGGGGCAACAGTTAGTTTATGGCCATATGACATGATAGGAGGAAGCCTCAGGATGCCGCAGAACAAGAAAATGCTGAgacgcagcagcagcagcagtagcatTGGAGGATCTGCAGGCACTGAGATGCTGTTTGAGAAGAAGGCAGCCACGGCCAGCTTGAAATGCCTGGACACCACCCAAAAGGATGAATCCCGATCGGAGAAAAGGGTGGAATCTTCCCTGGGCAAAAAGCTGTCAAAAAGTTACTCTCAGAGTTGTGTGTATGTCAGCACTGATAGGAAGGACAGTAAGAGGTGTGCAGGAACAGGCACCAGTCAGAAGGACTCCAAGCAGTGTCGAACACTGCCCTTGCGAAGGCtggccagcagcacctggaggtGTCGGGGCCCCTTTAGCTATTGCTTCCTGAGCAGAGGAAATGATGACAACGAGGAGGAAGATGACCGAGACAGCCATCAGCTCTCACATCTCTTCGAACCACAGACCCCGTGTGAGCTGGCAGAACCAGTTGCTCAGTCATCCAGTGGCAATGAGCAGAAAGTCTTGGAGTCCCCGAAAGCTGCTGAGCCCCCACATGATGCAGTCAATGAGCATGAGAAGAGCAGTGCTGACATCCAAGGTGGCCAAATTGATGTGAATCTCAACGATTTAGCCTTCGATGCACGAATCACACGAATAAATGTGATGAAAGAGAAGACTTATGCAATGCCTGATGGATTTATTGCAGCACAAAAGGATGCCAATGAGCTACTCTCACTGGTCCGAGCAAGTATGGGCAAGAGAGAAGATTTACATCCAGAAACATATGACCTTAAACTTTCTAAGTACAAACAACTGTTATCTTTGGAATCGAGACAGTTGGGAAGTGCCTGCAGGAAAATGGCCATGGCTGATAAAAGCCCTGAGGAAATGCTTTTAGCTATGACTTCCAGCTTTCAAGTACTCTGTTGCTTAACAGAAGCCTGCATGCGTTTAGTTAAAGTCATGAActctgaaacacagcagcaggaaattaTAGCTAAGATAGACGAGGTTGTAATAAACTACATTTGTCTTCTGAGGGCTGCAGAAGCAGTGTCAGGCAAGACCTCCGGTGATCCTAGCATTAAACTCTTGGCTCGACATTCAAATACCATGGCCGCTATTGTAAGCACACTAACACGTTctcttaaaatgcttttaaacaaataa